One region of Chlamydiales bacterium genomic DNA includes:
- the sdhB gene encoding succinate dehydrogenase iron-sulfur subunit, whose product MNQFILKVYRGSPGYQYWEEFLVPYDSSSNIISILMEIQKNPLNKQGKKVDPVVWEMGCLEEVCGSCSMLINGRPRQACSAIIENIIKETNHTTITLAPFSKYPLVRDLIVDRSALFESLKKAHAWIEVDSANRDHFVIEPEKQEVMYALSTCMSCGCCTESCPQVNEHSKFMGPAVISQVRLFNMHPMGKPQRSLRLQPMMEEGGVIGCGNAQNCVKVCPKNIPLTESIATLFRDTEVEAFKRLFSLSDDD is encoded by the coding sequence ATGAATCAATTTATATTGAAGGTATATAGAGGATCTCCTGGGTATCAGTATTGGGAAGAATTTCTTGTCCCTTATGATTCATCTTCGAATATCATATCGATTCTTATGGAAATACAGAAAAATCCTCTAAATAAACAGGGGAAAAAGGTTGATCCCGTTGTTTGGGAGATGGGATGCTTGGAAGAGGTTTGTGGGTCTTGTTCGATGCTTATCAATGGACGTCCAAGGCAAGCTTGTTCTGCAATCATTGAAAATATTATCAAAGAAACAAATCATACAACGATTACACTTGCTCCCTTTAGCAAATACCCTTTAGTACGGGATTTAATCGTTGATAGAAGTGCGCTTTTTGAAAGTCTTAAAAAAGCGCATGCTTGGATAGAGGTTGATAGTGCAAATAGAGACCATTTTGTGATTGAACCAGAAAAACAAGAGGTTATGTATGCATTATCTACATGTATGAGTTGCGGATGCTGTACGGAAAGTTGTCCGCAAGTTAATGAGCATTCCAAGTTTATGGGCCCTGCAGTCATTTCTCAGGTGCGCCTCTTTAATATGCATCCGATGGGCAAACCACAACGCTCTTTGCGTTTGCAGCCTATGATGGAAGAGGGCGGCGTCATTGGATGTGGAAATGCACAAAACTGTGTAAAAGTATGCCCTAAAAATATTCCTCTCACAGAATCCATCGCTACACTATTCAGAGATACAGAAGTAGAAGCATTCAAAAGGCTTTTCAGCTTGTCAGATGATGACTAA
- a CDS encoding AAA family ATPase translates to MITRILEIIKNHSSFLFGPRGVGKSTLIKHIFQENFSIIFNLLKTELRERFLKNPDELAQIVKALPNHITHVVIDEIQKAPKLLDVVHDLIESTNKHFIMTGSSARKLKSGGANLLAGRAFVYNLHPFCFLEVEEKFQLENALHWGMLPKIFEYPNDEMKRHYLQAYAHTYLKEEIWEEHFIKDLEPFRRFLEIAAQMNGKIINYANIARDVGADDKTIKSYYTILEDTLLGLFLEGFEHSFRKRLVTKPKFYFFDTGVTRALARLLSVPLTPQTAAYGEAFEHFIILEIIKLRDAYHSEYRFSYLKTKDDNEIDLVVERPGKPILFIEIKSTTNVTKELISSFVHLTRDFGPCEAVCFSDDPLEKMIEHIRILPWNVGIKRYFSHHLTS, encoded by the coding sequence ATGATTACCCGTATTTTAGAAATAATAAAAAATCACAGTAGCTTCTTATTTGGTCCAAGAGGCGTTGGAAAAAGCACTCTTATTAAGCACATATTTCAAGAAAATTTTTCTATTATTTTCAACCTTCTAAAAACAGAATTAAGAGAGCGATTTCTTAAAAATCCTGATGAATTAGCACAAATTGTAAAAGCTCTACCTAACCATATTACTCACGTCGTCATCGATGAAATACAAAAGGCTCCAAAACTACTAGACGTTGTTCATGATTTAATTGAATCTACAAACAAACACTTTATTATGACAGGCTCTAGCGCAAGGAAACTAAAAAGCGGAGGGGCAAATCTACTTGCAGGCAGAGCATTTGTTTATAATCTTCACCCTTTTTGTTTCCTTGAAGTAGAAGAAAAATTCCAACTTGAAAATGCCCTTCACTGGGGCATGCTTCCTAAAATTTTCGAATATCCAAATGATGAAATGAAAAGGCACTACCTTCAAGCATACGCTCACACATACCTTAAAGAGGAAATCTGGGAAGAGCATTTTATTAAAGATTTAGAACCCTTTCGCAGATTCTTAGAAATAGCAGCTCAAATGAACGGCAAAATAATTAACTATGCAAACATTGCAAGAGATGTCGGTGCAGATGATAAAACCATAAAAAGTTATTACACAATTCTAGAAGACACACTTCTTGGGTTATTTTTAGAGGGATTTGAACACTCTTTTCGAAAGCGCCTTGTCACAAAACCAAAATTTTATTTTTTTGATACAGGCGTAACAAGAGCGCTTGCAAGACTACTTTCTGTTCCTCTTACCCCACAAACAGCGGCTTATGGAGAGGCATTTGAACATTTTATTATTTTAGAAATAATAAAGTTACGTGATGCTTACCACTCCGAATATCGATTTAGCTATCTGAAAACAAAAGATGATAACGAAATTGATTTAGTAGTAGAGCGCCCCGGAAAGCCTATCTTATTTATTGAAATCAAAAGCACAACAAATGTTACAAAAGAGCTTATTTCTTCTTTTGTTCACTTAACACGGGACTTTGGGCCTTGTGAAGCTGTTTGCTTTTCTGATGATCCTCTTGAAAAAATGATTGAACATATACGTATTTTACCCTGGAATGTGGGCATAAAGCGTTATTTTAGTCATCATCTGACAAGCTGA
- a CDS encoding glycosyltransferase family 39 protein: MRKSGSGIWVTLLICILVLKFIWGLWMASYGNLHLAPDEAQYWVWSQYLDFGYYSKPPGIAWQIKMGTLLFGNTELGVRFVAICLSSLLSFAVYFLAKCCGLSTKTACFSAITIALCPIGLIASFAATTDGGFVLFWTLSLALLAKSLRDKIEPSYLLLGLFILCGALFKWTIFLMWALPLVGLIFYPAWRSKKIILGILISLIAFLPSIVWNSAHEWVTFKHVWTQSTGGNGAAPGNALEFFLAQFGIMSPLFFLFFVGAFFALIRKKSAMPEPLCFCTFIAWAILIAYTLLALKQKMQINWVVYIYPQAAVALSWVICELKSPNKWFCASTLLSCFLSVIALSVPWLQSNALFSQMKIPYSLNLFKHSLGWENLSPALVRAGYDPNEHFLVADRYQMSSILSFYGEDQKRAYFFNILGMRKNQFSFWTSFKQEQGKDGFFVIVENRPLEDASRIRAEYEVRLAPYFKEVHFEKMQPLFVSYGLPVKWALIFKVNHYDGNVPKDPLRY; this comes from the coding sequence GTGCGAAAATCGGGTAGTGGTATTTGGGTTACTCTTTTAATCTGCATACTTGTTCTTAAATTTATTTGGGGCCTATGGATGGCTTCTTATGGAAATCTTCACTTAGCTCCAGATGAAGCACAGTATTGGGTATGGAGTCAATATCTGGACTTTGGCTATTACAGCAAACCTCCAGGTATTGCCTGGCAGATCAAGATGGGTACGCTTCTTTTTGGAAACACAGAGCTTGGGGTGCGCTTTGTTGCAATTTGCCTGTCTTCTCTGCTTTCATTCGCTGTTTACTTTTTGGCTAAATGTTGTGGTTTGAGCACTAAAACAGCGTGTTTTTCTGCTATTACAATAGCTCTTTGTCCAATTGGGCTTATAGCCTCTTTTGCAGCCACTACAGATGGTGGTTTTGTGCTCTTTTGGACGCTTTCCTTAGCGCTTCTTGCAAAGTCCTTAAGGGACAAAATAGAGCCATCCTATCTATTGTTAGGTTTGTTTATCTTGTGTGGAGCTCTATTTAAGTGGACAATTTTTTTAATGTGGGCACTGCCCTTAGTGGGGCTCATTTTCTATCCAGCTTGGCGCTCAAAGAAGATTATTCTTGGAATTTTGATTTCGCTAATAGCATTTCTTCCAAGCATTGTCTGGAATAGTGCCCATGAGTGGGTCACGTTTAAGCATGTTTGGACGCAATCAACAGGTGGAAATGGGGCGGCTCCAGGTAATGCCTTAGAGTTTTTCTTGGCTCAGTTTGGGATTATGTCGCCTCTATTTTTTCTCTTTTTTGTAGGCGCATTTTTTGCTCTAATAAGAAAGAAAAGCGCGATGCCAGAGCCTCTTTGCTTTTGTACGTTTATTGCTTGGGCAATATTGATTGCTTATACATTGCTTGCATTGAAACAGAAAATGCAAATTAATTGGGTTGTCTACATTTATCCGCAAGCTGCAGTTGCGCTTTCTTGGGTTATTTGTGAGCTTAAATCCCCAAATAAATGGTTTTGTGCAAGTACATTGCTTTCATGCTTTCTTTCAGTAATAGCATTGAGTGTGCCGTGGCTCCAATCAAACGCCCTTTTTTCTCAAATGAAAATTCCCTATTCGTTAAATCTTTTTAAACACTCGCTTGGATGGGAAAACTTGAGCCCTGCCTTGGTACGAGCAGGTTATGATCCAAATGAGCATTTTTTAGTAGCTGATCGCTACCAAATGTCTAGTATCTTAAGCTTTTATGGTGAGGATCAAAAAAGAGCTTATTTTTTCAATATTTTGGGAATGAGAAAGAATCAATTTTCATTTTGGACAAGTTTTAAGCAAGAACAAGGAAAAGATGGCTTTTTTGTCATCGTAGAAAATCGCCCTTTAGAGGATGCTAGCAGGATAAGAGCGGAATATGAAGTACGACTTGCTCCCTACTTTAAAGAAGTACATTTTGAGAAAATGCAACCACTTTTTGTATCTTATGGATTGCCTGTAAAGTGGGCGCTTATTTTCAAAGTAAATCATTATGATGGCAATGTGCCAAAGGATCCACTGCGCTATTAA
- a CDS encoding glycine--tRNA ligase, which yields MKDHAVDHQNVDLLKDIVALCKRRGFVYPGSDIYGGFANTYSYGPMGAELKKNIRDLWWKTFVHGREDMVGLDGPILLHPRAWEASGHVAGFNDAMIDCKACKARFRADHLIENALKISVEGLAVDALNKIMEDNPIKCPKCAKMDWTDARYFNLMFSTRLSKTGQNDNDIAYLRPETAQAIFLDFKNITDTMRVQVPFGVAQIGKAFRNEITPGNFIFRVIEFEQMEIEYFIKENSWQETFEMWLAQMQKWCMTIGLNESMLSLAEHPKEKLSHYSKRTVDVMFAFPFGVSELYGLAYRTDFDLKRHSEYAGVNLEYTDSKTQEKWIPHVIEPTFGLDRTILAILCSAYEKETLENGEVRTVLHLAPIIAPVKVAVFPLMKKEGLTEKARGVFDLLKQLWNVQYDDSGAIGKRYRRQDEIGTPICLTIDFQSLEDDTVTLRHRDSMQQERVSIESLIQRILLILK from the coding sequence ATGAAAGACCATGCAGTGGATCACCAAAATGTTGACCTATTAAAAGACATTGTAGCTCTTTGTAAGAGAAGAGGGTTTGTCTATCCAGGCTCTGATATCTATGGAGGGTTTGCTAATACTTATAGCTATGGCCCTATGGGAGCAGAGCTTAAAAAAAATATTAGAGATCTTTGGTGGAAGACGTTTGTTCATGGAAGAGAGGATATGGTAGGATTAGATGGGCCTATCTTGCTGCACCCAAGGGCTTGGGAGGCATCTGGTCATGTGGCGGGTTTCAACGATGCTATGATTGACTGCAAGGCGTGTAAAGCGCGCTTTAGAGCAGACCATTTGATTGAAAATGCTCTTAAAATCAGTGTTGAGGGGCTGGCAGTAGATGCTCTTAACAAAATTATGGAAGACAATCCTATTAAATGTCCAAAATGTGCAAAAATGGACTGGACGGATGCTCGTTATTTTAATCTTATGTTTTCTACAAGACTGAGTAAAACAGGGCAAAACGATAATGATATAGCTTATTTGCGTCCAGAGACAGCTCAGGCAATATTTTTAGATTTTAAAAATATTACAGACACGATGAGAGTGCAAGTTCCCTTTGGAGTTGCTCAAATTGGCAAAGCCTTTCGTAATGAAATTACTCCAGGGAATTTCATTTTTAGAGTTATTGAATTCGAACAAATGGAAATAGAATATTTTATTAAGGAAAATTCTTGGCAAGAAACCTTTGAAATGTGGCTTGCACAAATGCAAAAGTGGTGCATGACAATTGGCCTTAATGAATCTATGCTTTCTCTTGCTGAGCATCCAAAAGAAAAGCTTTCTCACTATTCTAAGAGAACAGTAGATGTTATGTTTGCATTTCCCTTTGGAGTATCTGAGCTCTATGGTCTTGCATACCGCACAGATTTTGATTTAAAAAGGCATAGTGAATATGCAGGCGTCAATCTGGAATACACAGATTCAAAAACTCAAGAAAAATGGATCCCACATGTAATTGAGCCAACATTTGGATTGGATCGTACTATTTTAGCCATTCTTTGTAGTGCCTATGAAAAAGAGACTTTAGAAAATGGGGAAGTGCGCACTGTGCTTCATTTGGCACCCATCATTGCTCCTGTAAAAGTTGCTGTGTTCCCTCTCATGAAAAAAGAGGGCTTGACAGAGAAGGCAAGAGGCGTATTTGATCTGCTCAAACAATTGTGGAATGTGCAATATGATGATTCTGGAGCAATTGGTAAGCGCTATAGAAGGCAAGATGAAATTGGTACTCCCATCTGTTTAACAATAGATTTTCAATCTTTGGAAGATGACACGGTAACACTTCGTCACAGAGATAGTATGCAGCAAGAAAGGGTGTCGATAGAAAGCCTTATTCAAAGGATTTTATTGATTTTAAAATAA
- the nrdR gene encoding transcriptional regulator NrdR — MECPFCGHSDFKVTDSRNAVEANAIRRRRECLKCMRRFTTFETVELIIQVHKRDGRYEDFQQQKLINGIEAACRHTKISRDQVNVLVANIVAELMERQVRDITTKELGEVVMKYLQPLDSIAYIRFACVYKRFQDINELVEAIQSIIPKDEQDLANMLPLQGDSMLEKETILCL; from the coding sequence ATGGAGTGTCCATTTTGTGGTCATTCAGACTTTAAAGTTACGGACTCACGCAACGCTGTAGAGGCTAATGCTATTCGAAGACGCAGAGAGTGTCTCAAATGCATGAGACGCTTTACAACTTTTGAGACAGTTGAATTGATTATTCAGGTGCATAAAAGAGATGGGCGTTATGAGGACTTTCAGCAGCAAAAATTAATTAACGGGATTGAGGCTGCTTGCAGGCATACGAAAATTAGCCGCGATCAGGTTAATGTGCTTGTTGCAAATATTGTAGCGGAATTAATGGAAAGGCAAGTAAGAGACATTACGACTAAAGAGCTTGGTGAAGTTGTCATGAAGTATTTGCAGCCCTTGGATTCTATTGCTTATATCCGTTTTGCTTGCGTCTATAAGAGATTTCAAGATATTAATGAGCTTGTAGAGGCAATACAATCTATTATCCCCAAAGATGAGCAGGATTTGGCAAATATGTTGCCGCTACAAGGTGATTCTATGTTAGAAAAGGAAACTATATTATGTCTCTGA
- a CDS encoding TraR/DksA family transcriptional regulator: MSLKKSEVAKFKKKLEELRAQLAHVLKGTTDEVKTPDEATGYSQHQADQGTDDFDRTISLEVTSKEYGLLRQIDRALEKIEEGTYGVCDITEEEIPLKRLEAIPYACMTVQAQEKLEKGLIH, encoded by the coding sequence ATGTCTCTGAAAAAGAGTGAAGTTGCAAAATTTAAGAAGAAGCTGGAAGAGCTTAGAGCTCAATTGGCTCATGTGCTCAAGGGCACAACTGATGAAGTTAAGACGCCTGATGAGGCAACTGGCTATTCTCAGCATCAAGCAGACCAGGGAACAGATGACTTTGATCGGACAATTAGCCTAGAAGTCACAAGTAAGGAATATGGCCTTTTACGACAAATTGACAGAGCTCTTGAAAAAATCGAAGAGGGCACTTATGGCGTTTGTGATATCACGGAGGAAGAGATCCCTCTTAAGCGCTTGGAAGCAATTCCTTATGCTTGTATGACTGTTCAGGCACAAGAAAAATTGGAAAAAGGACTTATTCATTAG
- the lspA gene encoding signal peptidase II, whose product MTKSKALKRVLFICFIIILLDEASKWWVQEYLPQIKWNIYLYPYGGIGIFKNILGVNFSIVHETNTGAAWGVFSDFQTPLLFIRIGLIIALFIYIVFINRSEQMLIPFALIIAGAIGNVMDHFIYGHVIDMFYFKFGSYSYPIFNVADISIFFGVLWLCLLSLLRGR is encoded by the coding sequence ATGACTAAAAGCAAAGCTTTGAAGAGAGTTTTATTTATCTGTTTTATTATTATTCTTTTAGACGAAGCTTCCAAATGGTGGGTACAGGAGTATCTGCCACAAATTAAATGGAATATATATCTTTATCCCTATGGGGGCATTGGCATCTTTAAGAATATTTTAGGTGTTAATTTTTCAATTGTGCATGAAACCAATACAGGGGCTGCTTGGGGGGTCTTTTCAGATTTTCAGACTCCTCTTCTTTTTATTCGTATAGGATTAATCATAGCCCTATTCATCTATATCGTTTTTATCAATCGAAGTGAGCAAATGCTTATACCATTTGCTTTGATTATTGCAGGAGCGATTGGTAATGTGATGGATCATTTCATTTATGGCCATGTAATAGATATGTTTTATTTTAAATTTGGAAGTTATAGCTACCCCATTTTTAATGTAGCAGATATATCTATTTTTTTTGGTGTGCTCTGGCTTTGTCTATTAAGCCTATTAAGAGGCAGATGA